One genomic segment of Candidatus Nitrospira nitrificans includes these proteins:
- a CDS encoding MarR family winged helix-turn-helix transcriptional regulator, which yields MHKGKRTPVGEAMTELILDLFRLNNRLLIAGDRLVSELGLTSARWQILGAIVDAERPEPVAWLARNLGANRQNVQRIVNDLKDEGLVTFQVNPHHRRAQLVVLTDKGQQTFEAAMSLQAPWINTLSQGLVVRDIETTHRVLTTLRRKLESSDEV from the coding sequence ATGCACAAAGGTAAGCGAACACCGGTCGGAGAGGCGATGACTGAACTCATCCTCGACCTATTCCGACTCAACAACCGGCTATTAATCGCAGGAGATCGATTGGTGTCGGAACTCGGGCTGACAAGCGCCCGTTGGCAAATCCTAGGAGCCATCGTCGACGCCGAGCGACCAGAGCCGGTGGCGTGGCTCGCCCGGAATCTGGGTGCGAATCGTCAAAATGTGCAACGGATTGTTAACGACCTGAAGGATGAAGGGCTTGTCACATTCCAGGTAAACCCGCATCATCGTCGAGCGCAACTTGTTGTGCTCACGGACAAGGGGCAGCAGACGTTCGAGGCGGCTATGAGCTTGCAGGCCCCGTGGATCAACACCCTCTCGCAGGGGCTCGTGGTCCGGGACATCGAAACCACTCACCGGGTTCTCACGACGCTGCGGCGGAAACTTGAAAGCAGTGATGAGGTCTGA